A window of Methylomonas sp. 11b genomic DNA:
CGACCGAGCAGAAGGTTGATCAATACGTCAGCGGCGCCTATGCCTGGAACGTTGCCCCGCCTGCCGCAGGCGCCAGCAGCGCAACTCCTACCATCACCGCGCAACCGACAGCAATCGAAGAGCGCGCTGCGGAAATATGGGCCACACCACAAGGATTTTTAAGAGCGGCGCAGACCCATCAGGCCACAATCGAAGAAAAAGGCAACGACACCCAAGTGTCCTTTACCTTGGACGGCAAATACCGCTACCAGGGCACCCTGAACGCCAACAACCAACTGACGAATGTGAAGACCTGGATTGACAACCCGGTATTGGGCGATACCTTGGTAGAAACTCAATACAGCGACTACAAGGTATTTGACGGTGGGTTGTTTCCCAGTCACATCGTGCGTCTGCAAGGCGGCTATCCGGTATTGGATTTGAACGTAACAACCGTAAAAGCCAACCCGACAGTAGACATTCCGGTACCTGCCGAAGCAGCCAAGAAGCCGAACACTATCGTCGCAGCTAACAAACTAGCGGACGGCGTTTATTATTTGACTGGCGGTACGCACCATAGCGTGGCCATCGAACAACTTAACCATGTCGTCTTGGTAGAGGCACCGCAGAACGAAGAACGCTCACTCGCTCTGATCGAAAAACTGAAGGAAACCATCCCCAATAAGCCGATCAAGTATGTTATTAACACCCATGCACATTTTGATCACAGCGGCGGTTTGCGCACCTTTGTCGATACAGGGGCCACGATCGTCACCCATCAGCCCAATCAAGCCTATTACGAAAAAATTTGGTCTGCTCCCCACAGCATTCGCCCCGATAATCTGGAGAAGTCCAAAAAAACCCCAAACTTCATTAACTTTGCCGGTAAGCAGGTAATTTCTGATGGCAAACGTAACATCGAGATTCATTCCTTGACTGGCAACAGCCATAACGACGCCTTTGTCGCGGTGTATTTG
This region includes:
- a CDS encoding MBL fold metallo-hydrolase, which codes for MHKLLYRTAGLTAFIIAGCSSLHQNSLKLASDATGATQVKSIEFSGTGRWYQFGQAPSPDLPWPPFALKNYTADINYETASARVQISRLQEIEPGRNRPQPTEQKVDQYVSGAYAWNVAPPAAGASSATPTITAQPTAIEERAAEIWATPQGFLRAAQTHQATIEEKGNDTQVSFTLDGKYRYQGTLNANNQLTNVKTWIDNPVLGDTLVETQYSDYKVFDGGLFPSHIVRLQGGYPVLDLNVTTVKANPTVDIPVPAEAAKKPNTIVAANKLADGVYYLTGGTHHSVAIEQLNHVVLVEAPQNEERSLALIEKLKETIPNKPIKYVINTHAHFDHSGGLRTFVDTGATIVTHQPNQAYYEKIWSAPHSIRPDNLEKSKKTPNFINFAGKQVISDGKRNIEIHSLTGNSHNDAFVAVYLPKEKILIEADAYTPPAANAPAPTSVNPYSLNLYETIQKLKLDVGQIAALHGPRVVTLADLRVAVGLTRVAR